In a single window of the Micromonospora inositola genome:
- a CDS encoding MmcQ/YjbR family DNA-binding protein codes for MSDADDVRQLALALPHVVEIDSEGFDFRVADKGLVWSYPERRPGTSRLIRTDIAVLYVGDEAEKQALLLGEPELFFTTPAYDGLPLVMLRLTQVSVDRLKELVTDAWRMRAPDSLVGDLDTAPTR; via the coding sequence ATGTCTGATGCCGACGATGTCCGTCAGCTGGCGCTGGCGCTGCCTCACGTGGTCGAGATCGACAGTGAAGGCTTCGACTTCCGGGTCGCCGACAAGGGGTTGGTCTGGTCCTACCCCGAGCGCAGACCCGGTACGTCGCGCCTCATCCGGACCGATATCGCGGTGCTGTACGTCGGGGACGAAGCGGAGAAGCAGGCGTTGCTCCTCGGCGAACCCGAGCTTTTCTTCACCACGCCGGCGTATGACGGGTTGCCCTTGGTCATGCTGCGGTTGACGCAGGTGAGCGTCGATCGTCTGAAGGAGCTCGTCACCGACGCGTGGCGCATGCGTGCCCCGGACTCGCTCGTCGGTGACCTCGATACGGCACCGACTCGTTGA
- a CDS encoding RNA-guided endonuclease InsQ/TnpB family protein has product MQLRYNYRVYPTPAQQAALARAFGCARVVFNDGLRARQQAREAGESFLSDGELSRRVITRAKRTPERAWLGEVSAVVLQQALADLNSGYRNFFASISGKRKGRTVAPPRFRSRKDNRQAIRFTANARFKVLDNGRLRLPKVGDVAVRWSRQLPAAPTSVTVVRDAGGRYFASFVVQTTDEPLPPAASEVGIDLGLTHFAVLSNGRKITAPRFLRRAARKLRRLQQDLSRKQRGSANRSKAVVKVARAHARVADARRDWQHKLSTRIIRDNQAVYVEDLCVTGLGRTRLAKSVHDAGWTQFTHMLEYKAARYGRTFRRIGRFAPTSQTCSTCGRLDGPKPLSVRSWTCPCGTVHDRDVNAAINILTQGRWESLNACGAQVRPAPVPAPRREAGIPHAACSTRSVEGISAL; this is encoded by the coding sequence GTGCAGCTTCGGTACAACTACCGCGTCTACCCGACGCCGGCGCAGCAGGCAGCGTTGGCGCGGGCGTTCGGGTGCGCGCGGGTGGTGTTCAACGACGGGCTGCGCGCACGTCAGCAGGCCCGCGAGGCGGGCGAGTCCTTCCTGTCCGATGGTGAGCTGTCGAGGCGGGTCATCACCCGGGCGAAGCGGACGCCGGAGCGGGCGTGGCTGGGCGAGGTGTCGGCGGTGGTGCTCCAGCAGGCCCTCGCGGACCTGAACAGCGGGTACCGGAACTTCTTCGCCTCGATCAGCGGCAAGCGCAAGGGCCGCACGGTGGCGCCGCCGAGGTTCCGGTCGCGCAAGGACAACCGGCAGGCGATCCGGTTCACTGCGAACGCCCGGTTCAAGGTGCTCGACAACGGCCGACTTCGGCTGCCGAAGGTTGGTGACGTGGCGGTGCGGTGGTCCCGGCAACTGCCGGCCGCGCCCACCTCGGTCACGGTCGTTCGGGACGCCGGCGGGCGGTACTTCGCCTCATTCGTTGTGCAGACCACGGACGAGCCGCTGCCGCCGGCGGCCTCCGAGGTGGGTATCGACCTCGGGCTGACGCACTTCGCGGTCCTGTCCAACGGCAGGAAGATCACCGCGCCGAGGTTCCTGCGCCGCGCCGCGCGCAAGCTCAGGCGGCTGCAGCAGGACCTGTCCCGCAAGCAGCGGGGCAGCGCAAATCGCAGCAAGGCCGTCGTCAAGGTCGCCCGGGCGCACGCCCGGGTGGCCGACGCGCGGCGGGACTGGCAGCACAAGCTCTCGACACGGATCATCCGCGACAACCAAGCGGTGTACGTCGAGGACCTGTGCGTGACCGGTCTGGGCCGGACCCGGTTGGCGAAGTCGGTGCACGACGCCGGCTGGACACAGTTCACGCACATGTTGGAGTACAAGGCCGCACGCTACGGGCGCACCTTCCGCCGCATCGGCCGGTTCGCGCCCACATCGCAGACATGCTCTACGTGCGGGCGGCTCGACGGACCCAAACCGCTGTCCGTCCGGTCGTGGACCTGCCCCTGCGGGACCGTCCATGACCGGGACGTCAACGCGGCGATCAATATCCTCACCCAGGGACGCTGGGAGAGCCTAAACGCCTGTGGAGCGCAGGTAAGACCGGCACCCGTGCCGGCACCGCGCCGAGAAGCAGGAATCCCGCACGCCGCGTGTTCCACGCGCAGCGTGGAGGGAATCTCCGCCCTTTAG
- the tnpA gene encoding IS200/IS605 family transposase: MHCVFVLHAHLVFVTKYRHKVFTDRHLTRLEDIMQTVCANADTEPVNFNGDDNHVHLLVNFPPSVAPSKLANNLKGVSSRRLRQQFPDLVRHYYRANRPWSGSHFAGSLGGAPLTVLRQ; encoded by the coding sequence ATGCACTGCGTCTTCGTCCTCCACGCCCACTTGGTCTTCGTCACGAAGTACCGGCACAAGGTGTTCACCGACCGGCACCTCACCCGCCTGGAAGACATCATGCAGACGGTGTGCGCCAACGCCGACACCGAGCCGGTCAACTTCAACGGCGACGACAATCACGTCCACCTGCTGGTCAACTTCCCACCCTCGGTCGCCCCGTCGAAACTGGCCAACAACCTCAAGGGCGTATCCAGCCGCCGGCTGCGCCAGCAGTTCCCCGATCTCGTGCGCCACTACTACCGCGCCAACCGGCCCTGGTCGGGCTCGCACTTCGCCGGCTCCCTCGGCGGCGCACCGCTAACCGTGCTGCGCCAGTAG
- a CDS encoding MGDG synthase family glycosyltransferase, with the protein MSSYTAREGNVPDQVLIVTGGVGAGHDGAAAELRARLERDGLHVEVRDFLDAVPRSCRLVLRNGYTGSVRYAPALFERVFQGIERGTWVHGVVDWMCRVAQRRVGRWTEGFPVVVSTYPLASQTLGHLRRAGRLHATVVTYLTDPAVHRLWVHPDVDHHVTVTEATAAMGTREFGVPMRAVGGLVSPTFEQEQTAAQRIATRRAVGLPVERRVALLVAGSEGMGEVVPTVDAIVASGVADVLVLCGRNDRLRRQLSGRDRVVALGWRSDVAALMAASDVLVHNAGGLSLTEALTAGLPAVTFRPIPAHGRANADLLARAGLVPWPQDDAELSAAIVAQCEAGRQDRQVVLHHQDASQLVRSLLNRGEAESLLSSGEQVPDAVVAG; encoded by the coding sequence GTGTCCAGCTACACCGCCCGGGAGGGGAACGTCCCCGACCAAGTGTTGATCGTCACCGGCGGGGTCGGTGCCGGCCACGACGGGGCCGCGGCCGAGCTGCGCGCCCGGCTGGAGCGGGACGGGCTCCACGTGGAGGTACGCGACTTCCTCGACGCCGTGCCCCGGTCCTGCCGGCTGGTGCTGCGTAACGGTTATACCGGCAGCGTCCGCTACGCGCCGGCCCTGTTCGAACGCGTGTTCCAGGGCATCGAGCGCGGCACGTGGGTGCACGGGGTCGTGGACTGGATGTGCCGGGTCGCGCAGCGGCGGGTGGGCCGCTGGACGGAGGGGTTCCCCGTCGTGGTGTCCACCTATCCACTGGCCAGCCAGACCCTCGGCCACCTGCGGAGAGCCGGGCGACTGCACGCCACGGTCGTCACGTACCTGACCGACCCGGCCGTACACCGGCTGTGGGTGCATCCTGACGTCGACCATCACGTGACGGTCACGGAGGCCACGGCCGCGATGGGTACGCGTGAGTTCGGCGTGCCGATGCGCGCCGTCGGCGGCCTGGTGTCCCCGACGTTCGAGCAGGAACAAACGGCGGCGCAACGGATCGCGACGCGGCGGGCAGTCGGCCTTCCGGTGGAACGGCGGGTGGCGCTGCTGGTAGCCGGTTCCGAGGGCATGGGCGAGGTGGTTCCCACAGTCGACGCGATCGTGGCGTCCGGGGTCGCCGATGTGTTGGTCCTGTGCGGACGAAACGACCGGCTCCGCCGCCAGTTGTCCGGCCGGGACCGGGTGGTGGCGCTGGGCTGGCGTTCGGACGTGGCCGCGCTGATGGCGGCCTCGGATGTGTTGGTGCACAACGCGGGTGGGCTCTCGCTGACCGAAGCGCTGACCGCCGGCCTACCGGCCGTGACGTTCCGACCGATCCCCGCGCACGGCCGTGCCAATGCCGACCTGCTCGCGCGCGCGGGGCTGGTGCCGTGGCCGCAGGACGACGCGGAACTCTCGGCCGCCATTGTCGCGCAGTGCGAGGCCGGCCGACAGGACCGACAGGTGGTGCTGCACCACCAGGACGCCAGCCAACTTGTGCGCTCGCTGCTCAACCGGGGCGAAGCGGAATCGTTGCTGAGTTCCGGCGAACAGGTGCCCGATGCTGTGGTGGCCGGGTAG
- a CDS encoding winged helix-turn-helix transcriptional regulator, producing the protein MALGKNYEGQPCSLARALELVGERWTLLVVRDAFYGVRRYCDFLSHLDMPRAVLADRLNTLVNAGILRRHRYQDSPPRDEYLLTDRGTELWSVIYPLMCWGERHLAVGEPLRTFRHAVCGTELDPASRCPACGHVDVPPGDIEAHTGPGIPAQPRQDPVSVALRQRPHRLLEPLF; encoded by the coding sequence ATGGCACTGGGGAAGAACTACGAGGGGCAGCCCTGCTCCCTGGCCAGGGCGCTGGAACTGGTCGGCGAGCGGTGGACGCTGCTCGTCGTCCGCGACGCCTTCTACGGCGTACGCCGCTACTGCGACTTCCTCAGTCACCTGGACATGCCCCGGGCCGTGCTCGCTGACCGGCTCAACACCCTCGTCAACGCGGGCATCCTCCGGCGCCACCGCTATCAGGACTCCCCACCCCGGGACGAATACCTGCTCACCGACCGGGGCACCGAGCTCTGGTCCGTGATCTACCCGCTGATGTGCTGGGGCGAGCGGCACCTCGCCGTCGGCGAGCCGCTGCGGACCTTCCGGCACGCCGTGTGCGGCACCGAACTCGACCCGGCCAGCCGCTGCCCGGCCTGCGGCCACGTCGACGTGCCACCCGGCGACATCGAGGCCCACACCGGGCCGGGCATCCCGGCCCAGCCGCGCCAGGACCCGGTCAGCGTCGCGCTGCGCCAGCGCCCGCACCGGCTCCTCGAACCGCTGTTCTGA
- a CDS encoding DedA family protein — translation MFDTVDATLATVAGSHWVLLVVAVLAAADALVPLAPSESTLIAVAVASAASGRPPLVFIVVAAALGAYGGDRLAYGVGRRFGPAMTARLQRRRRTRAMAELAHRVMHRRGQTLIVFGRYLPGGRSATAITAGLVGYPLGRFQRFTALAVTIWAVWAALLGYQGAGQCSALQGGGEGPRGRAG, via the coding sequence GTGTTCGACACGGTCGACGCGACGTTGGCCACGGTCGCGGGAAGTCACTGGGTGCTGCTCGTCGTCGCGGTCTTGGCAGCGGCAGATGCACTCGTCCCGTTGGCACCGAGCGAGAGCACTCTGATCGCGGTCGCCGTGGCGTCAGCCGCCAGCGGACGCCCGCCGTTGGTCTTCATCGTCGTCGCTGCGGCGCTCGGTGCGTACGGTGGAGATCGGCTCGCGTACGGCGTGGGCCGCCGCTTTGGGCCAGCCATGACCGCCCGGCTGCAGCGGCGCCGGCGAACCCGCGCCATGGCGGAGCTGGCACATCGCGTGATGCACCGGCGCGGTCAGACGCTGATTGTCTTCGGCCGCTACCTGCCGGGTGGGCGCTCGGCGACCGCGATCACCGCCGGCCTGGTCGGCTACCCATTGGGCCGGTTCCAGCGGTTCACCGCGTTGGCGGTCACCATCTGGGCCGTCTGGGCGGCGCTGCTCGGCTACCAGGGTGCGGGCCAGTGCTCCGCCCTTCAGGGCGGGGGTGAAGGCCCGCGCGGGAGGGCCGGCTAG